From a region of the Panicum virgatum strain AP13 chromosome 2K, P.virgatum_v5, whole genome shotgun sequence genome:
- the LOC120680691 gene encoding protein indeterminate-domain 14-like: protein MLGFCAPAAGSPPDDATPEPFRSLQIAATAAATTKKKRRPAGTPDPDAEVVSLSPRTLLESDRYVCEICGQGFQRDQNLQMHRRRHKVPWKLLKREAGEAARKRVFVCPEPSCLHHDPAHALGDLVGIKKHFRRKHSGHRQWACARCSKAYAVHSDYKAHLKTCGTRGHSCDCGRVFSRVESFIEHQDTCTAGRPRADASPACGGGGVGVAAASAGSQRQAPPPALSLSRTASSTSPSSDVVISPAAWPGPPPPLPSPTAAAFHGRFDRVPSPRTPPSEHHRGGRTHNLELQLMPPSSSVAGGGVPGTVAFCGAQSSPGGVSSRGDAAAAMQLQLSIGVCGGGSWDAGERGSEALDAAARARQEEEARDLLRQAVAEKAAADEARAQARRHAELAEQELASAKRMRRQAQVELSRAHALREHAVRQVNATLLQITCLGCRHKFRARPAPPPDVVCSYVSSVVTEGGDAEVDEPPPLDAGGGAMRRRQHAMAMDIVL from the exons ATGCTGGGCTTCTGCGCTCCCGCGGCCGGGTCCCCTCCGGACGACGCCACGCCGGAGCCGTTCCGCTCGCTGCAgatcgccgccacggccgccgccacgaCGAAGAAGAAGCGCCGGCCAGCCGGCACACCAG ACCCGGACGCGGAGGTGGTGTCGCTGTCGCCGCGGACGCTGCTGGAGTCGGACCGGTACGTGTGCGAGATCTGCGGGCAGGGGTTCCAGCGCGACCAGAACCTGCAGATGCACCGGCGGCGTCACAAGGTGCCGTGGAAGCTGCTGAAGCGGGAGgccggggaggcggcgcggaaGCGGGTGTTCGTGTGCCCGGAGCCGAGCTGCCTGCACCACGACCCCGCCCACGCGCTGGGCGACCTCGTCGGCATCAAGAAGCACTTCCGCCGCAAGCACAGCGGCCACCGCCAGTGGGCCTGCGCCCGCTGCTCCAAGGCCTACGCCGTCCACTCCGACTACAAGGCCCACCTCAAGACCTGCGGCACCCGCGGCCACTCCTGCGACTGCGGCCGCGTCTTCTCCCG GGTGGAGAGCTTCATCGAGCACCAGGACACCTGCACCGCCGGGCGGCCACGGGCGGACGCCTCGCCGGcgtgtggaggcggcggcgtgggcgtggCTGCTGCTAGTGCCGGGTCGCAgcggcaggcgccgccgccggccctgtcGCTGTCACGAACAGCGTCGAGCACCAGCCCGTCAAGCGACGTCGTCATCAGCCCGGCGGCCTGGCCGGGTCCGCCTCCGCCGTTGCCGAGCCCTACGGCCGCCgcgttccacggccggttcgaTCGCGTCCCGTCGCCGCGGACGCCACCGTCGGAGCACCACCGCGGCGGTCGCACGCACAACCTCGAGCTGCAGCTCATGCCGCCCTCCAGCAGCGTCGCGGGCGGTGGTGTGCCGGGAACCGTGGCGTTCTGCGGCGCGCAGAGTTCGCCTGGCGGCGTTTCCTCGcggggcgacgccgccgccgccatgcagcTGCAGCTGTCCATCGGCgtctgcggcggcgggtcctGGGACGCGGGCGAGCGCGGCAGCGAGGCGCTGGACgccgcggcgagggcgaggcaggaggaggaggcgcgggatCTGCTGCGGCAGGCGGTggcggagaaggcggcggcggacgaggccCGCGCGCAGGCGAGGCGGCACGCGGAGCTGGCGGAGCAGGAGCTGGCGAGCGCCAAGCGGATGCGGCGGCAGGCGCAGGTGGAGCTGAGCCGCGCGCACGCGCTCCGCGAGCACGCCGTGCGCCAGGTCAACGCGACGCTGCTCCAGATCACGTGCCTCGGCTGCCGCCACAAGttccgcgcgcggccggcgccgccccccgaCGTCGTCTGCAGCTACGTCTCCTCCGTCGTGACCGAGGGCGGCGACGCCGAGGTCGACGAGCCGCCGCccctggacgccggcggcggcgccatgcggCGGCGCCAGCACGCCATGGCCATGGACATCGTCCTCTAG
- the LOC120695375 gene encoding putative clathrin assembly protein At1g25240 produces the protein MGNDKDDSATIVVGAASGDDDDVRAAVVAPRRPGSWAWHHRELEVAVIRATSHEDRWMDYGSAARVFAWARTSPSSLRPAMWALACRARRTRCWVVALKALMVAHGLLLRSGLAPPAARAGRVPFELADFRDRSSSSSPARSQAFSALVRAYFRFLDYRSLFAAQEDTDGGGVDAECCSGYQMALLDRIAKRQFLLELLLHIRPYADGMEVPLVLEAMDCALVDIFQVYGEISTGIARFLVSGIPGPARPPLRKAAAAAGVKVLWRAAELSAQLSSYFDLCRGLGVVNARKLPAAFVRLKDDDVRHLERILMGDASDEAEVEGTAPADVTKDAAGSASMITTVVTTEWVAFEEDNDKSSAGACGVGSDGHVGNHWNPFVAAPLDLRQSGNLIELF, from the exons ATGGGCAATGACAAAGATGATTCTGCCACCATTGTAGTCG gcgcggcgagcggcgatgacgacgacgtCCGTGCGGCAGTggtggcgccgcgccgccccgggtCGTGGGCGTGGCACCACCGGGAGCTGGAGGTGGCCGTGATCCGGGCCACCAGCCACGAGGACCGGTGGATGGACTACGGGAGCGCCGCGCGGGTGTTCGCGTGGGCGCGCACGTCGCCCTCGTCCCTGCGGCCCGCCATGTGGGCGCTGGCGTGCCGTGCGCGGCGGACGCGGTGCTGGGTCGTGGCGCTCAAGGCGCTCATGGTCGCGCACGGCCTGCTCCTCCGCTCcggcctcgcgccgccggccgcccgcgccgggcGCGTCCCCTTCGAGCTGGCAGACTTCCGCGACcgctcctcgtcctcgtcgccggccaggTCCCAGGCCTTCTCCGCCTTGGTGCGCGCCTACTTCCGCTTCCTCGACTACCGCTCCCTCTTCGCGGCGCAGGAAGacaccgacggcggcggcgtcgacgccgAGTGCTGCTCCGGCTACCAAATGGCCCTGCTCGACCGGATCGCGAAGCGGCAGTTCCTGCTGGAGCTGCTCCTGCATATCCGCCCCTACGCCGACGGCATGGAGGTGCCGCTCGTCCTCGAGGCCATGGACTGCGCCCTCGTCGACATCTTCCAGGTGTACGGCGAGATATCCACCGGCATCGCGCGGTTCCTCGTCAGCGGCATCCCCGggccggcgaggccgccgctgcgcaaggccgccgccgcggcgggggtgAAGGTGCTCTGGCGGGCGGCGGAGCTGAGCGCGCAACTCTCGTCCTACTTCGACCTCTGCCGCGGGCTCGGCGTGGTCAACGCCCGCAAGCTCCCGGCGGCGTTCGTGCGCTTGAAGGACGACGACGTCCGGCACCTCGAGCGGATCCTCATGGGCGACGCCAGTGacgaggcggaggtggagggtACGGCGCCGGCTGACGTGACGAAGGACGCTGCGGGGTCAGCGTCGATGATCACCACGGTGGTGACGACGGAATGGGTGGCGTTCGAAGAGGATAACGACAAATCAAGCGCCGGCGCCTGCGGCGTGGGAAGTGATGGGCACGTCGGTAACCACTGGAACCCCTTCGTCGCCGCGCCGTTGGACCTCCGGCAGAGCGGGAACTTGATCGAGCTTTTCTGA
- the LOC120680712 gene encoding uncharacterized protein LOC120680712, whose amino-acid sequence MAAPAAGALAPLAGWSPLPLCSPAPSCCRRSPPLLKVAKRQPGGHRFAPASARKCAAVSDHGRQRATEYQIDDDEPLWLAVFRDLAVGLKGLVAFLAEQPRQLKHLEWPSLRNTLKTATLTLVLVALFIVALSTIDAALCYVLALLLRKSS is encoded by the exons ATGGCTGCTCCAGCGGCAGGCGCGCTGGCTCCGCTCGCAG GTTGGTCTCCGCTCCCGCTGTGCAGCCCGGCTCCGTCATGCTGCCGAAGGAGTCCTCCACTTCTCAAG GTCGCCAAGCGGCAGCCTGGCGGTCACCGATTTGCTCCTGCCAGCGCTCGAAAATGCGCGGCTGTGTCGGACCATGGACGTCAGCGGGCCACGGAGTACCAGATTGATGATGATGAGCCGCTTTGGCTGGCAGTGTTCAGAGACCTCGCGGT GGGTTTGAAGGGATTGGTAGCTTTCTTAGCTGAGCAGCCGAGGCAACTGAAGCACCTAGAGTGGCCAAGCCTTCGAAACACG CTGAAGACGGCTACACTTACTCTTGTACTGGTAGCTTTGTTTATTGTTGCATTGTCAACTATTGATGCTGCCCTTTGCTACGTGCTGGCCTTGCTACTTCGAAAATCTTCCTAG